In a single window of the Arachis hypogaea cultivar Tifrunner chromosome 6, arahy.Tifrunner.gnm2.J5K5, whole genome shotgun sequence genome:
- the LOC112697169 gene encoding probable metal-nicotianamine transporter YSL6 — MGTETSSMDITEPLVVEKNSPSVSEHVPEWKEQITIRGLVVSAVLGCLFCIITHKLNLTVGVIPSLNVSAGLLGFFFVKSWTSFLSQLGIFTKPFTRQENTVIQTCVVACYGLAFSGGFGSSLIAMDERTYELIGPDYPGNRAKDIINPGLGWMIGFMFVVSFLGLFSLVPLRKVMVLDYKLTYPSGTATAMLINSFHTKTGAELAGNQVRKLGKYLGLSFFWSCFKWFFSGVGDSCGFDNFPSFGLTLFKNTFYFDFSTTYVGCGLICPHIVNCSVLFGAIISWGILWPFVSQHAGDWYPADLGSNDFKGLYGYKVFISIALILGDGIYNLVKIILITVREMYKASSKETSLPTVTEVLDDESSRLQLEEKKREEVFLKDRIPTWFALSGYVGLAAISIGTIPMIFPPLKWYLVLCSYILAPALAFCNSYGCGLTDWSLASTYGKIGLFIVAAAVGQNGGVIAGVASSAVMMSIVATAADLMQDFKTGYLTLSSAKSMFVSQLIGTGMGCIIAPLTFWMFWTAFDIGSPDGPYKAPYAVIFREMAILGVEGFSELPKHCLAMCGGFFAAAIVINLLRDLVPKKYSQYIPIPMAMAVPFYIGAYFAVDMFIGTVILFVWEKLNRRDAEDYAGAVASGLICGDGIWTIPSAVLSIMRIDPPICMYFGPSASS; from the exons ATGGGAACTGAGACTTCATCAATGGACATTACGGAGCCGCTGGTTGTGGAGAAGAATTCGCCGTCGGTATCGGAGCACGTTCCGGAGTGGAAAGAGCAGATCACGATCAGAGGGCTGGTGGTGAGTGCGGTTCTTGGTTGCCTGTTCTGCATCATCACACACAAGCTCAATCTCACCGTTGGTGTTATCCCTTCCCTCAACGTCTCTGCGGGATTGTTAGGGTTCTTCTTCGTCAAGTCATGGACCAGTTTCTTGAGTCAATTAGGGATCTTCACTAAACCATTCACAAGGCAAGAGAACACTGTCATTCAGACCTGTGTTGTTGCTTGCTATGGCCTTGCTTTCAGCG GGGGATTTGGTTCATCCTTGATAGCTATGGATGAAAGAACATATGAGCTTATAGGCCCTGACTATCCTGGTAACAGAGCCAAAGACATTATAAACCCAGGCTTGGGTTGGATGATAGGTTTCATGTTTGTTGTCAGCTTTCTTGGACTTTTTAGTTTGGTACCACTTCGTAAG GTTATGGTCTTGGATTATAAGCTTACATACCCCAGTGGAACTGCAACAGCAATGCTAATTAACAGTTTCCATACAAAGACGGGGGCTGAACTTGCAGG GAATCAAGTTCGGAAACTGGGGAAATATTTGGGCCTAAGTTTCTTCTGGAGTTGCTTTAAGTGGTTCTTCAGTGGTGTTGGAGATTCGTGTGGATTTGACAACTTCCCTAGCTTTGGTTTGACATTATTTAAAAACAC ATTCTACTTTGATTTCAGTACAACCTACGTTGGATGTGGTCTTATCTGTCCTCACATAGTCAACTGTTCAGTTCTATTTGGAGCTATTATATCGTGGGGTATTCTTTGGCCTTTTGTCTCCCAGCATGCTGGGGACTGGTATCCAGCTGACCTCGGTAGTAATGATTTTAAAGGTCTATATGGATACAAG GTTTTCATATCTATTGCTCTTATTTTAGGGGACGGTATTTACAATCTTGTAAAAATTATACTGATAACTGTTAGGGAGATGTACAAGGCAAGCTCCAAAGAGACCAGCCTTCCAACTGTCACAGAGGTTCTTG ATGATGAGAGTTCCCGGTTGCaattagaagaaaagaagagagaggaaGTATTTTTGAAGGACAGGATTCCTACCTGGTTTGCGCTGTCTGGTTACGTGGGATTGGCTGCAATATCCATTGGAACAATACCAATGATCTTCCCTCCTCTAAAATGGTACTTGGTTCTATGCTCTTACATCCTTGCCCCAGCCCTTGCATTTTGCAACTCTTACGGCTGCGGGCTCACTGACTGGAGTCTGGCATCCACCTATGGGAAGATCGGTCTTTTCATTGTTGCGGCTGCAGTCGGCCAAAATGGCGGGGTAATAGCAGGAGTAGCATCGAGTGCTGTGATGATGTCTATCGTTGCCACTGCCGCAGATCTCATGCAAGATTTCAAGACAGGCTACCTCACCCTTTCGTCGGCAAAATCCATGTTTGTGAGTCAGTTGATAGGAACAGGCATGGGATGTATAATTGCTCCCCTCACATTCTGGATGTTCTGGACAGCCTTTGATATCGGGTCACCTGACGGCCCTTACAAAGCACCATATGCAGTTATCTTCAGGGAAATGGCCATACTAGGTGTCGAGGGATTCTCGGAGCTTCCAAAGCATTGCTTGGCCATGTGTGGCGGTTTCTTTGCCGCGGCTATAGTTATCAATCTTCTAAGGGATTTGGTTCCCAAGAAGTACTCGCAGTATATCCCCATCCCAATGGCCATGGCAGTTCCTTTCTACATTGGTGCTTACTTTGCGGTCGATATGTTCATCGGAACTGTGATATTGTTTGTGTGGGAGAAGTTGAATAGAAGGGATGCCGAGGACTATGCCGGAGCAGTTGCGTCTGGTTTGATATGCGGCGATGGGATATGGACTATTCCTTCTGCAGTTCTCTCTATTATGCGAATCGACCCACCCATATGCATGTATTTCGGGCCTTCTGCGAGCAGCTAA